In a genomic window of Polycladomyces subterraneus:
- a CDS encoding Crp/Fnr family transcriptional regulator: MDRKFEILKRVPLFCELTDDELEKISHITVLRHYRRNSTVFVEGQQLSTDYFIQSGIVKVTKVQNNGNEQIICLLQKGEMFPHVGFFCDSPYPGTAVAVTDCILLAISIDDFDRLMDSNPLIAKSVMKMMDKRLLYFQRRLQDVISGDVHRKVVITLLWLVEEYGILREDGIFISIPLTHQDFANMLGMSRESVNRVLNQLKKDQLLNINRKGILIYNPDALQRTLSPVKE; this comes from the coding sequence ATGGACCGCAAATTCGAGATTCTCAAACGTGTTCCTCTGTTCTGTGAGTTGACAGATGATGAATTGGAGAAAATCTCTCATATTACGGTTTTGCGACACTATCGAAGGAATTCAACAGTCTTTGTGGAAGGTCAGCAGCTTAGTACGGACTACTTCATTCAATCGGGGATCGTCAAGGTCACAAAGGTGCAAAATAATGGAAATGAACAGATCATTTGTCTTTTGCAAAAAGGTGAAATGTTTCCCCACGTAGGGTTTTTCTGCGATTCACCGTATCCCGGAACGGCTGTAGCAGTCACGGATTGCATATTGTTAGCCATATCGATAGACGACTTTGATCGATTGATGGATTCGAATCCACTCATCGCAAAATCAGTCATGAAAATGATGGATAAACGGCTCCTTTATTTTCAAAGACGTTTACAAGATGTGATTTCGGGAGATGTCCATCGAAAAGTTGTGATCACCTTATTGTGGCTAGTAGAGGAATACGGAATTTTGAGGGAAGATGGTATATTTATTTCCATTCCTTTAACCCATCAAGATTTTGCCAATATGTTGGGAATGTCACGGGAATCGGTCAACCGTGTGCTCAACCAACTAAAAAAAGATCAGTTGCTGAATATCAATCGAAAGGGCATCTTGATTTACAATCCGGATGCACTGCAACGTACACTCTCCCCTGTTAAAGAATGA
- the adhP gene encoding alcohol dehydrogenase AdhP, with the protein MLAAVVRDFAEPVRIEEVNIPEPGVGQVRVKVEASGLCHTDIHAANGEWPVKPKLPFIPGHEGIGIVEVVGKGVTGIKEGDRVALPWLGYACGNCEYCNSGWETLCQSQFNTGYSIDGTHAEYTIGYAKHIVKVPDGISPLDAAPLTCAGVTTYKAVKMSGARPSDLVAIFGIGGLGHLALQYAKVTGATVVAVDLFNKKLQLAKELGADYVVNARYQDPVEEIKKLGGADAAISVAVSPKAFEQAFHSLRRGGRLVLVALPADNYMQLPIFETVFNGIQVIGSIVGTRTDLEETFQLHAEGRTKVIYETRHLHQVHEAFEEVEKAQTKARLVFKL; encoded by the coding sequence ATTCTGGCCGCGGTTGTACGAGACTTTGCGGAACCGGTTCGAATTGAGGAGGTGAATATTCCGGAACCCGGAGTAGGACAGGTTCGTGTGAAAGTCGAAGCCTCAGGATTGTGCCACACTGATATTCACGCGGCAAATGGGGAGTGGCCGGTCAAACCGAAATTGCCCTTTATCCCGGGACATGAAGGGATCGGTATCGTGGAGGTGGTCGGAAAAGGAGTAACGGGGATCAAGGAAGGGGACCGGGTGGCCCTCCCTTGGCTGGGTTACGCATGCGGAAATTGTGAATACTGCAACTCCGGCTGGGAGACACTGTGCCAGTCCCAGTTTAACACCGGTTACTCCATCGACGGCACCCATGCCGAATACACGATCGGCTACGCCAAACACATCGTCAAGGTGCCTGACGGCATCAGCCCGCTGGATGCGGCGCCCTTGACCTGCGCTGGGGTGACTACCTACAAGGCGGTGAAGATGTCCGGTGCTCGGCCGTCGGACCTCGTGGCCATTTTCGGCATCGGCGGGCTCGGCCACCTGGCCCTGCAATACGCCAAAGTGACAGGGGCGACGGTGGTGGCTGTCGATCTCTTCAATAAGAAGTTGCAACTGGCCAAGGAGTTGGGAGCGGACTATGTGGTCAACGCCCGGTACCAGGACCCTGTGGAAGAGATCAAAAAACTGGGCGGTGCCGATGCAGCCATCAGCGTGGCTGTCTCGCCCAAGGCCTTTGAGCAAGCTTTCCATTCCCTACGCCGCGGCGGCCGCCTCGTCCTTGTCGCGTTGCCAGCGGACAACTACATGCAGTTGCCCATTTTTGAGACCGTATTCAACGGTATCCAGGTGATTGGGTCCATCGTAGGTACCCGCACCGATCTGGAGGAAACGTTCCAATTGCATGCGGAGGGGCGGACAAAAGTCATCTATGAGACCAGACACCTTCATCAAGTGCACGAAGCCTTTGAAGAAGTAGAAAAAGCGCAAACGAAAGCACGACTGGTCTTCAAACTGTAA
- a CDS encoding aldo/keto reductase: MKYRNMPGIDTSVSEVGFGVWSVATPWWGVKDDTLGKRLLRMAYEDYGITFFDTADVYGQGKGETLLAEALEGLRDKVVIATKFGYDIYAKRGDRHGRHSELPQRWDAASIRQSCEESLRRLKTDVIDLYQLHNARMEAIQSDEVLETLERLKEEGKIRTYGVALGPDLGWRDEGLATLRDERYVMAQIIHNLLEQDPARELIREAEKLNKSLIVRVPHASGLLDGTYDPDKHFDKRDHRSHRPIEWMKAGLDAVRRLRFLYEGTDRTIGQAAILFSLASPAIKSVLPNITSEENLREFAEAPEKTPLTEEEMKMIEVLWETGMKEQLKQPFSNSKIKPTPVAAR; encoded by the coding sequence ATGAAATACCGCAACATGCCTGGCATCGACACATCAGTCTCCGAAGTTGGTTTCGGCGTTTGGTCCGTTGCTACACCATGGTGGGGCGTCAAAGACGATACGCTCGGCAAACGCCTGTTACGCATGGCATATGAAGATTACGGTATTACGTTTTTTGACACCGCGGACGTGTACGGTCAAGGAAAAGGAGAAACCCTCTTGGCGGAAGCGTTGGAAGGGCTTCGTGACAAAGTAGTGATCGCCACCAAATTCGGCTACGATATCTATGCCAAACGGGGCGACCGACACGGCAGACACTCCGAATTGCCCCAGCGCTGGGACGCCGCCTCGATCCGTCAATCCTGCGAAGAAAGCCTACGCCGATTGAAGACCGACGTGATCGACCTCTACCAATTGCATAACGCACGAATGGAAGCGATCCAGAGTGATGAAGTGCTTGAGACGCTGGAACGGTTGAAAGAGGAAGGAAAAATCCGCACCTATGGTGTTGCTTTGGGACCGGACCTTGGCTGGCGGGACGAAGGATTGGCCACGCTCCGTGACGAGCGGTACGTCATGGCGCAAATCATTCACAACTTGCTGGAGCAAGATCCTGCCCGAGAACTGATCCGGGAGGCCGAAAAACTGAATAAATCCTTGATTGTCCGCGTCCCGCACGCATCAGGTCTCCTCGACGGCACCTATGATCCGGACAAGCATTTCGATAAACGAGACCACCGCTCCCACAGGCCGATCGAGTGGATGAAAGCTGGTCTGGATGCGGTTCGCAGGTTGAGATTCCTGTATGAAGGAACTGACCGGACCATTGGTCAAGCAGCCATTCTCTTCTCTTTGGCGAGCCCCGCGATCAAATCCGTGCTGCCCAATATCACCAGTGAAGAGAACTTGCGCGAATTTGCGGAGGCGCCGGAGAAAACGCCGCTTACAGAAGAGGAAATGAAGATGATCGAAGTGTTGTGGGAAACTGGCATGAAAGAGCAATTGAAACAGCCGTTCTCCAATAGCAAAATCAAGCCGACACCCGTGGCGGCTCGTTAA
- a CDS encoding ubiquinol oxidase subunit II produces the protein MKKTGISSRLKQVLFSSVLLFLLPGCSDRFALLDPAGPVAHTEYRFIVLSAILVSLVVIPVLGLLIYIVIRYRDRPGNQAPYRPNWTESKILEAIWWGIPILIVAILGVFTVRDTYALTRPPTNHKPITIQVVSLDWKWMFLYPDSKIATVNYCEIPTGVPVQFVLTADAPMNSFWVPRLGGQVYTMPGMEMQLWLQADRSGVFEGRGANFTGKGFAHMNFQVVAKPQSEFESWVKSVKASAPALTNEKYNQLVKPSVVKQQSYSSYPTSLYKNIVNKNGGMYWHGKHEQHPMPMDGQHQMPMGN, from the coding sequence TTGAAGAAAACGGGGATATCAAGTCGGCTAAAACAAGTTCTTTTCAGCTCTGTTCTGTTATTCCTGTTGCCAGGATGCAGTGACCGATTTGCCCTGCTTGATCCTGCTGGACCTGTAGCGCATACAGAATATCGGTTCATTGTGCTTTCAGCGATTTTAGTCTCGCTGGTAGTCATTCCCGTCCTTGGTCTCCTGATCTACATTGTGATCCGTTACCGGGATCGTCCCGGAAATCAGGCTCCTTATCGGCCCAACTGGACAGAGAGTAAAATTTTAGAAGCGATATGGTGGGGAATTCCCATACTGATCGTCGCTATTCTTGGAGTATTTACCGTTCGTGACACATACGCACTGACCCGGCCACCGACAAATCATAAGCCCATCACCATACAAGTGGTTTCGTTGGATTGGAAGTGGATGTTTCTTTATCCTGATTCGAAGATCGCCACTGTCAACTACTGTGAAATTCCCACAGGGGTACCGGTGCAATTCGTGTTAACTGCAGACGCACCCATGAACTCCTTCTGGGTTCCGCGGTTGGGCGGCCAGGTGTACACCATGCCGGGGATGGAGATGCAACTTTGGTTGCAGGCAGACCGTTCGGGGGTGTTCGAAGGGCGTGGAGCCAACTTTACCGGAAAAGGCTTTGCTCACATGAACTTTCAAGTGGTTGCGAAACCGCAGTCTGAGTTTGAGTCGTGGGTAAAAAGTGTCAAAGCATCTGCACCTGCTTTAACAAATGAAAAATACAATCAGCTCGTAAAACCAAGTGTCGTTAAACAACAATCTTATTCCTCTTACCCAACCTCGCTTTATAAAAATATCGTCAATAAAAACGGAGGGATGTATTGGCACGGGAAACATGAGCAACATCCAATGCCAATGGATGGACAACATCAAATGCCTATGGGAAATTGA
- the qoxB gene encoding cytochrome aa3 quinol oxidase subunit I, which yields MFKSLVLYLKNADPLIQMSAVAIVLTLIGIVVALTYYKKWGWLWREWITTVDHKKIGIMYLICALLMLFRGGVDALLMRTQLAFPGMNFLDAQHYNEIFTTHGTIMILFVAMPMLFAMMNIAVPLQIGARDVAFPFLNAVSFWLFFFGALLFNLSFVLGGSPDAGWVSYPPLAELSHSPGPGINYYVLSLQISGIGSIATGINFIVTILKMRAPGMTLMRMPLFTWSVLASCIVIIFAFPALTVALALLGLDRIAGTHFFTMLHGGNPMMYVNLFWIWGHPEVYIAILPVYGIFSEIVSTFSKKYIFGYKSMVISLMLISVIGYFVWVHHFFTMGAGPGVNSFFAVASMAVGIPTGVKVFNWLFTMFRGRIRLTLPMLWTLAFIPCFAIGGATGVMLAAAPGDYQFHNSYVVIAHFHQTLIGGAVFGLLAGMYYWWPKMFGFKLNETLGKWAFWFFNIGFYVCFMPQYALGLMGMTRRVYTYPAATGWGTLNFVSTIGAYLMGIGFLFIVVQVLYSIRYGERDMTGDPWDGRTLEWSLPSPVPYYNFAQIPTVNGRDAWWEMKQQRKEYSLSSTKELKPIHMPNNSSLPFFMGLAFFVAGFGLVFNQFMIATVGLIGVVVCMLWRSLEKDTGHWISVDEIKQMEAS from the coding sequence ATGTTCAAAAGTCTGGTTTTGTATTTGAAAAACGCTGACCCCTTGATACAGATGTCAGCGGTTGCGATCGTTTTGACTCTTATCGGTATCGTGGTCGCTCTGACGTACTACAAAAAATGGGGATGGCTGTGGCGCGAATGGATCACGACAGTCGATCATAAAAAGATCGGGATCATGTATCTGATTTGTGCCCTGTTGATGTTGTTTCGTGGCGGCGTAGATGCTCTGCTGATGCGAACCCAACTCGCTTTTCCAGGTATGAATTTTTTGGACGCACAACACTACAATGAAATCTTTACCACACACGGAACCATCATGATTTTGTTCGTGGCTATGCCTATGCTTTTTGCCATGATGAATATCGCTGTTCCGCTGCAAATCGGAGCTCGTGACGTAGCCTTTCCCTTCTTAAACGCCGTAAGTTTTTGGCTGTTTTTCTTCGGTGCATTGTTGTTTAACCTTTCCTTCGTACTGGGTGGTTCTCCTGACGCCGGGTGGGTCAGCTATCCACCGTTGGCGGAGTTGTCACACAGTCCAGGACCGGGGATCAATTATTATGTTCTTTCCCTTCAAATATCCGGGATTGGAAGCATCGCAACAGGTATCAACTTTATTGTCACGATCCTGAAAATGCGTGCACCCGGTATGACGCTGATGAGGATGCCGTTATTTACTTGGTCCGTCCTTGCATCCTGTATTGTGATTATCTTTGCCTTTCCCGCTTTGACAGTCGCACTGGCACTCTTGGGACTGGATCGCATTGCCGGAACCCATTTCTTTACGATGTTGCATGGCGGGAATCCCATGATGTACGTCAACCTCTTCTGGATTTGGGGACACCCGGAAGTTTATATTGCCATCCTTCCTGTGTACGGTATTTTCTCTGAAATTGTCAGCACATTTAGCAAGAAATACATTTTCGGTTACAAGTCCATGGTCATTTCACTCATGCTGATCAGTGTCATCGGCTATTTTGTCTGGGTACACCATTTCTTCACGATGGGTGCGGGTCCGGGCGTCAACAGTTTCTTTGCGGTGGCTTCGATGGCTGTCGGCATCCCTACAGGTGTCAAGGTTTTCAACTGGCTGTTCACGATGTTCAGAGGCCGGATCCGACTCACATTACCGATGCTTTGGACGCTAGCCTTTATCCCCTGTTTTGCCATCGGTGGAGCGACCGGGGTCATGCTTGCGGCGGCTCCTGGAGATTACCAGTTTCACAATAGTTACGTTGTCATCGCCCACTTCCATCAGACATTGATCGGAGGGGCGGTATTTGGGTTGCTTGCAGGGATGTATTACTGGTGGCCGAAAATGTTTGGCTTTAAATTGAACGAAACCCTCGGCAAATGGGCGTTCTGGTTCTTCAACATTGGATTTTACGTTTGTTTCATGCCGCAATACGCGCTGGGGCTCATGGGAATGACCCGACGTGTGTACACGTATCCCGCTGCAACAGGGTGGGGGACACTCAACTTTGTTTCAACCATTGGTGCGTATTTGATGGGTATCGGGTTTCTCTTTATCGTGGTTCAAGTCCTTTACAGTATTCGTTACGGGGAACGCGATATGACGGGGGACCCATGGGATGGCCGCACTTTGGAATGGTCCCTGCCATCGCCCGTCCCGTATTACAATTTTGCCCAAATCCCCACAGTAAATGGGCGGGATGCCTGGTGGGAGATGAAACAACAACGAAAAGAATACAGCCTTTCATCGACAAAAGAGTTGAAACCCATTCACATGCCGAACAATTCATCTCTGCCTTTCTTTATGGGGTTGGCGTTCTTTGTCGCCGGATTCGGTTTGGTCTTTAACCAATTCATGATCGCTACAGTCGGGCTGATCGGTGTGGTGGTGTGCATGCTGTGGCGTTCGCTTGAAAAAGATACGGGCCACTGGATTTCCGTTGACGAAATTAAGCAAATGGAAGCGTCATAA
- a CDS encoding cytochrome (ubi)quinol oxidase subunit III, which produces MVEATGSPISNQQSFEHGMEEEEKHILGFWIFLATDLVLFACLFATYLVLRTHTDGGPTEAQLFDIPMFTLETFILLTSSFTCGLAVREMRNGHLGRLMGWLAVTILLGLAFVGIEVNEFLSYSLEGATMQRSAFLSGFFTLVGTHGLHVSLGIVWMISVGIQLMRDRIQPTTARKLFNAGLYWHFLDVVWVMIYTVVYLMGVMK; this is translated from the coding sequence ATGGTTGAAGCAACCGGAAGCCCGATCTCCAATCAGCAGTCATTCGAACATGGAATGGAAGAAGAAGAAAAACATATCCTTGGTTTCTGGATTTTCCTGGCGACGGATCTTGTGCTGTTTGCTTGTCTGTTTGCCACCTATCTCGTACTGCGCACGCATACGGATGGGGGGCCGACGGAGGCGCAGCTGTTTGACATTCCGATGTTTACGCTTGAAACCTTTATCTTGTTAACCAGCAGTTTTACCTGTGGACTGGCTGTGCGTGAAATGCGCAATGGCCATTTAGGACGACTCATGGGGTGGCTGGCTGTGACCATCTTGCTCGGTCTCGCGTTTGTCGGGATCGAGGTCAATGAATTTCTATCCTATTCGTTGGAAGGGGCAACGATGCAGCGCAGTGCGTTCCTGTCCGGGTTCTTCACTCTGGTGGGCACACACGGTCTTCATGTGTCCCTGGGGATCGTCTGGATGATCTCTGTCGGGATCCAGCTGATGCGTGACCGGATCCAACCCACGACAGCCCGGAAATTATTCAACGCTGGATTGTATTGGCACTTCCTGGATGTGGTATGGGTAATGATCTATACGGTCGTTTATCTCATGGGGGTGATGAAATGA
- a CDS encoding cytochrome C oxidase subunit IV family protein: MMNKEHLSKKSFPWAHVIGYVGSIVLTVLALWFTVKAPLSQGSIITILLALAILQILIQLIFFMHITESRGPAYHSIAIALGFLFTFAVVAGSLWVMTFNSQVQ, from the coding sequence ATGATGAACAAAGAACATTTATCAAAGAAGTCTTTTCCTTGGGCGCATGTGATCGGTTATGTCGGATCCATTGTGCTGACGGTTTTGGCGCTGTGGTTCACTGTGAAAGCTCCCTTGTCCCAAGGGAGCATCATTACCATCTTATTGGCACTGGCCATCCTTCAGATCCTGATACAATTGATCTTCTTTATGCATATCACAGAAAGCCGCGGGCCGGCTTATCATTCCATTGCGATCGCACTCGGGTTTTTGTTCACGTTTGCCGTTGTTGCCGGATCATTATGGGTCATGACTTTTAATTCCCAGGTTCAATGA
- a CDS encoding heme o synthase — translation MSAPLLDSIQSQQRTFLIAMEKFKAYLALTKLRIAIFMIFTAICAAIVAKGELPDVWTMAAMAIGLALSAAGASAINMWYDRDIDKIMKRTIGRPLPNGQLRLQSALLFGIGLELLSLIWLWVFVNGLTSILSLAGFLYYTVIYTMWLKRKTPQNIVIGGGAGAIPPMIGWSAVTGNIGWPAVIMFAIIFFWTPPHFWPLAIVKNDEYVRAGVPMMPAVRGQRNTKRQCLFYTFVLLLTTFSLYFTGAVGGLYLAAAIISGLAFLFFQIRMWYEPDDRTVWAKRTFFASLIYLAVLFTSMAIDSLL, via the coding sequence ATGTCGGCTCCGTTGTTGGATTCTATTCAATCACAGCAACGAACCTTTTTGATAGCGATGGAGAAATTCAAAGCATACCTTGCGCTCACCAAACTGCGAATCGCGATCTTCATGATTTTTACGGCGATCTGCGCAGCAATCGTTGCCAAAGGAGAATTGCCCGATGTTTGGACAATGGCCGCAATGGCGATCGGTCTGGCCCTGTCCGCCGCAGGGGCGTCGGCGATTAACATGTGGTACGACCGTGACATCGACAAAATCATGAAGCGAACGATAGGTCGACCGCTTCCGAACGGACAACTCCGGCTGCAATCTGCTCTGCTCTTTGGTATCGGCTTGGAACTGTTGTCCCTGATTTGGCTTTGGGTGTTTGTTAACGGACTTACGTCAATTTTGTCTCTTGCCGGTTTTTTGTATTACACCGTAATTTACACCATGTGGCTGAAAAGAAAAACACCACAAAATATTGTGATAGGGGGTGGGGCCGGCGCCATTCCGCCCATGATTGGCTGGTCGGCGGTGACAGGGAATATCGGCTGGCCGGCCGTGATCATGTTCGCGATTATCTTCTTTTGGACCCCTCCCCATTTCTGGCCGCTGGCGATCGTGAAAAATGACGAATATGTACGTGCAGGCGTTCCGATGATGCCGGCCGTTCGTGGCCAAAGGAACACGAAAAGACAGTGCTTGTTTTACACCTTCGTTCTTTTGCTCACTACTTTCAGCCTGTATTTCACCGGTGCTGTAGGCGGCTTGTATTTGGCAGCAGCGATCATATCCGGCTTGGCATTTTTGTTCTTTCAAATACGCATGTGGTATGAACCAGATGATCGCACCGTGTGGGCGAAACGAACATTTTTCGCTTCACTGATTTACTTGGCGGTTTTGTTTACCTCTATGGCGATTGATTCACTGCTTTAG
- a CDS encoding COX15/CtaA family protein, translating into MGLSLVSLTALYLWTAILRQMETGKGQMFVIHKTDRVKQLGKWAWGTFIYCFLVIYFGSYVSFTGSGIYFQGWPFPTESYSQVHEALFIDLTHRLMAFVLLLLILRLNLLAYRIRLERNDLWAGSVHALLLAVLQILSGALLIITKLHLMAFLLHVSIVTLLVCSLSLLGFKTLLSHKGANLDPSERVTLKSS; encoded by the coding sequence ATGGGATTGTCACTCGTCTCATTGACCGCTTTGTATTTGTGGACGGCCATCCTTCGACAGATGGAAACCGGAAAAGGCCAAATGTTTGTCATACACAAGACCGATCGTGTGAAACAGTTGGGTAAATGGGCATGGGGAACGTTCATTTACTGTTTTTTGGTCATCTATTTTGGTTCGTATGTTTCGTTCACAGGGTCTGGTATCTATTTCCAGGGATGGCCCTTTCCAACGGAGTCCTACAGTCAAGTGCATGAAGCCTTGTTCATTGATTTGACTCACCGACTGATGGCCTTTGTGTTGTTGTTACTGATTTTAAGATTAAACCTATTGGCTTATCGGATACGCTTAGAAAGAAACGATTTATGGGCCGGAAGCGTTCACGCCCTTCTTCTGGCTGTTCTGCAAATACTCAGCGGTGCACTGCTTATTATCACAAAGTTACACTTAATGGCGTTTCTCCTCCATGTATCGATCGTGACCCTTTTGGTTTGCTCTTTAAGTTTACTGGGATTCAAAACATTGCTTTCCCACAAGGGGGCTAACCTTGACCCATCAGAACGGGTAACCCTCAAGAGTTCATAA
- the hemQ gene encoding hydrogen peroxide-dependent heme synthase, translated as MSQAVNTYEGWFVYHDFRKIDWNKWKSINPSKREQMIQELLDTIQEWSTVEDNRKGSFGQYAILGHKADLLFVHLRPTIDELNEVKLQFDKLDIADVTSTPYSFTSVVELSSYTIPPGTDPFSDPAFRERLEPILPKTQYVCFYPMNKRRLGEDNWYMLSVEERRKMMKSHGMIGRSYAGRVRQIITGAIGFDDWEWGVSLFSDDPLTFKKLVTEMRFDEVSARFGEFGPFYVGCRLTSDGLTSLLSDNIK; from the coding sequence ATGAGCCAAGCTGTAAACACCTACGAAGGATGGTTTGTCTATCATGATTTTCGCAAGATCGATTGGAACAAATGGAAATCCATCAACCCCTCAAAAAGGGAACAAATGATTCAGGAGTTGCTTGACACCATCCAGGAATGGTCAACGGTTGAGGACAACCGTAAAGGTAGCTTTGGTCAATATGCCATCCTTGGGCATAAAGCGGATCTATTGTTTGTCCATCTTCGCCCCACAATCGACGAATTAAACGAAGTAAAGTTGCAGTTTGATAAACTGGATATTGCCGATGTCACTTCAACTCCCTATTCCTTTACTTCTGTTGTTGAACTCAGTTCTTACACGATTCCTCCGGGTACCGATCCCTTTAGTGATCCTGCTTTCCGGGAACGTCTCGAACCGATCCTGCCAAAGACGCAATATGTATGTTTCTATCCCATGAATAAACGGAGACTTGGGGAAGATAACTGGTATATGCTCTCGGTAGAAGAACGCAGAAAAATGATGAAAAGCCACGGAATGATCGGCCGTTCGTATGCGGGAAGGGTTCGGCAGATCATTACAGGCGCGATCGGCTTTGATGATTGGGAATGGGGAGTTTCCTTGTTTTCAGACGACCCCTTGACTTTCAAAAAGCTGGTAACTGAAATGAGATTTGATGAGGTAAGTGCGCGATTTGGAGAATTTGGTCCCTTTTATGTCGGTTGCAGGTTGACGAGTGACGGGTTGACCTCTTTGCTCAGCGACAATATCAAGTGA
- a CDS encoding arginase family protein, with translation MGLLHHDVTLLNFGDAYPWQPKLSGFADEWIELTDISEANLFCAHKAFTEIGHRLSDRIGRGITFIGNGNYHYVTYLLLSEINRPFSLVLFDNHTDAKLSNGISGLLSCGSWVAEAAARFPHLRQVLIVGVCAERNLDPFKSHRKIVLWPNTGDPQKLLSAIPTEDIYISIDKDVLDRAFAVTNWDHGNMHLQELLIALQTLVRQKNVIGIDVCGELPVPPADVWRHTDQLRLNEQANLAILQSVLCA, from the coding sequence ATGGGACTCCTTCATCATGACGTGACGTTGTTGAACTTTGGCGACGCTTATCCTTGGCAACCTAAACTGTCCGGCTTTGCTGACGAATGGATTGAACTTACGGACATCTCGGAGGCCAATCTGTTTTGCGCACACAAGGCGTTTACAGAAATTGGCCACAGGTTGTCCGACCGGATCGGTCGCGGGATCACGTTTATCGGCAACGGAAATTATCACTACGTCACGTATCTTTTGCTCAGCGAAATCAACCGGCCGTTCAGCCTTGTCTTGTTTGATAATCACACCGATGCGAAGCTTTCGAACGGCATTTCCGGGCTGTTGTCGTGCGGATCGTGGGTAGCCGAGGCGGCAGCGCGATTTCCGCATCTACGGCAAGTGCTGATCGTCGGGGTTTGCGCGGAGCGAAATCTCGATCCTTTTAAATCGCATCGTAAAATTGTCCTTTGGCCAAACACAGGTGATCCGCAGAAGCTGCTTTCCGCGATCCCGACCGAAGACATTTACATCAGTATCGACAAGGACGTATTGGATCGCGCCTTTGCCGTAACCAACTGGGATCATGGAAATATGCATCTGCAGGAACTGCTCATAGCACTGCAAACACTCGTTCGGCAGAAGAACGTCATTGGAATCGACGTCTGCGGTGAACTGCCGGTCCCCCCTGCTGACGTCTGGCGTCACACCGATCAACTCCGGCTGAACGAACAGGCCAATCTGGCGATCCTCCAATCTGTACTGTGCGCGTAG
- a CDS encoding aldo/keto reductase family protein, whose protein sequence is MKYRRLGNSGLKVSEISLGSWLTYGGYVGKEQAISIIDKAYELGINFFDTANIYMHGEAEKIVGEALRKYPRESYVLATKVWGPMGERPNDRGLSRKHIMEQCEASLKRLGLDYIDVYYCHAFDYDTPMEETLRAMDDLVRQGKVLYIGISNWTAAQIAEAVSIVDKYLLHRIVVNQPLYNMFAREIEKEIIPLCERNGIGQVVYSPLAQGVLAGKYKAVNDAPAGSRATDKHGTETVKSWLKEENLRKVERLRPIAEELGLSLAQLALAWTLRQPNVSSAIIGASRPEQVEDNIKASGVVIPDEALAKIDEILQAS, encoded by the coding sequence ATGAAGTACCGTCGACTCGGAAACTCCGGACTGAAAGTGAGCGAAATCAGTCTGGGAAGCTGGCTGACGTATGGTGGCTATGTCGGTAAGGAGCAGGCGATCTCCATCATTGACAAGGCTTACGAACTGGGAATCAACTTCTTCGACACGGCCAACATTTATATGCACGGCGAAGCGGAGAAGATCGTTGGCGAGGCCCTGCGAAAGTATCCCCGCGAATCGTACGTGTTGGCGACCAAAGTTTGGGGACCGATGGGCGAACGTCCCAACGATCGAGGATTGTCCCGCAAGCATATCATGGAACAGTGTGAAGCAAGTTTGAAACGGCTGGGTCTCGATTATATCGACGTATATTACTGCCACGCATTCGACTACGATACGCCCATGGAAGAAACACTGCGGGCGATGGACGACCTCGTCCGGCAAGGCAAAGTGCTGTACATCGGCATCAGCAACTGGACAGCGGCGCAAATCGCTGAAGCAGTATCGATTGTCGACAAATATCTGCTGCATCGCATCGTGGTGAATCAGCCGCTGTACAACATGTTTGCGCGGGAGATTGAGAAGGAAATCATCCCGCTGTGCGAGCGGAACGGCATCGGACAAGTCGTCTACTCGCCACTTGCTCAAGGCGTGCTTGCCGGCAAGTACAAAGCGGTGAACGATGCGCCTGCGGGCAGCCGGGCGACCGATAAACACGGCACGGAAACGGTAAAATCGTGGCTGAAAGAGGAGAACTTGAGAAAAGTAGAACGTCTGCGTCCGATTGCCGAAGAACTCGGCCTCTCCTTGGCTCAGCTTGCGCTGGCCTGGACGCTGCGTCAACCGAACGTCTCCAGTGCGATTATCGGGGCGAGCAGGCCCGAACAGGTGGAAGACAATATCAAAGCCTCGGGAGTTGTGATTCCGGACGAGGCACTGGCGAAGATCGACGAGATTTTGCAGGCATCCTAA